One genomic segment of Arthrobacter sp. Marseille-P9274 includes these proteins:
- a CDS encoding 3-hydroxyacyl-CoA dehydrogenase family protein, producing MNAVQSVPEKVGVLGGGRMGAGIAHAFLTAGASVVVVERDEDAAEGARRRVTDALLKSVERGTTTETIEGLTKRLAVSVDYAAFGPCGLVVEAVPEDFELKSTALKAVEGQLAPTAWLATNTSSLSIGKLAEQLQRPGSFCGLHFFNPVPASQLVEVVLAPQTSTELAAASKGWVEALGKTAVVVHDAPGFASSRLGVAIALEAMRMVEEGVASAEDIDAAMVLGYKHPVGPLKTTDIVGLDIRLGIAEYLHTTLGDRFAPPQILRDKVAKGELGRKTGKGFFSWDS from the coding sequence ATGAACGCAGTGCAATCAGTGCCGGAAAAAGTCGGCGTGCTGGGCGGCGGGCGGATGGGAGCCGGCATCGCGCATGCCTTCCTGACCGCCGGTGCCAGCGTCGTCGTCGTTGAACGCGACGAGGACGCGGCCGAAGGCGCCCGCCGCCGCGTGACCGATGCGCTGCTCAAGAGCGTGGAGCGCGGCACCACCACGGAAACCATCGAGGGACTGACGAAGCGGCTGGCCGTTTCCGTCGACTACGCCGCTTTCGGCCCGTGCGGCCTTGTTGTCGAAGCCGTGCCGGAGGACTTCGAGCTGAAGTCGACGGCCCTGAAGGCCGTCGAGGGGCAGCTGGCGCCGACGGCGTGGCTGGCCACCAATACCTCGTCGCTGTCCATCGGCAAGCTCGCCGAACAGCTCCAGCGTCCGGGCAGCTTCTGCGGCCTGCACTTCTTCAACCCGGTCCCGGCCTCGCAGCTGGTCGAGGTCGTCCTGGCGCCGCAGACCTCTACGGAACTGGCCGCCGCTTCCAAGGGGTGGGTCGAAGCCCTGGGGAAGACCGCGGTCGTTGTCCACGATGCCCCCGGTTTTGCCTCCTCCCGCCTCGGCGTGGCCATCGCCCTGGAAGCCATGCGGATGGTGGAGGAAGGCGTGGCCTCCGCCGAGGACATCGACGCCGCCATGGTCCTCGGGTACAAGCATCCCGTCGGCCCGCTCAAGACCACGGACATCGTGGGCCTGGACATCCGGCTGGGCATCGCGGAGTACCTGCACACCACGCTGGGCGACCGTTTCGCCCCGCCGCAGATCCTGCGGGACAAGGTGGCCAAGGGCGAGCTCGGCCGCAAGACCGGCAAGGGCTTCTTCAGCTGGGACAGCTGA
- a CDS encoding enoyl-CoA hydratase/isomerase family protein, which yields MLFASHEFKTLLVDERDDRVHLKLNRPEVRNAIDQAMVDELHAACSVLEREPRILIMSGTEVNGKGIFASGADIGQLRERRREDALAGINSTIFNRIAQLPMPVIAALDGFALGGGAELAYAADFRIATDTVKIGQPETNLGIMAAAGATWRLKELVGEPLAKEILLAGRILNAEEALAARLVTEIHPAGQLIGAAHALADRIGAQDPLAVRITKSVFHTPREVHPVIDTIAQGILFESEAKFDRMQAFLDKKKDKKK from the coding sequence ATGCTCTTCGCCTCCCACGAATTCAAGACGCTGCTGGTCGATGAGCGCGACGACCGCGTCCACCTGAAGCTGAACCGGCCCGAGGTCCGCAACGCGATCGACCAGGCCATGGTCGACGAGCTGCACGCAGCCTGCTCGGTCCTCGAGCGCGAGCCGCGGATCCTGATCATGTCCGGCACCGAAGTCAACGGCAAGGGCATCTTCGCCTCCGGGGCTGACATCGGGCAGCTGCGGGAGCGGCGCCGCGAGGACGCGCTTGCGGGCATCAACTCCACGATCTTCAACCGGATCGCGCAACTGCCCATGCCGGTCATCGCCGCGCTGGACGGCTTCGCACTGGGCGGCGGGGCCGAACTGGCCTACGCGGCCGACTTCCGCATCGCGACGGACACCGTCAAGATCGGCCAGCCGGAGACCAACCTCGGCATCATGGCGGCCGCCGGGGCGACCTGGCGGCTGAAGGAACTCGTGGGGGAGCCGCTGGCCAAGGAGATCCTGCTCGCCGGCCGGATCCTCAATGCCGAGGAGGCCCTGGCCGCCCGGCTGGTTACGGAGATCCATCCGGCCGGGCAGCTCATCGGCGCGGCCCACGCGTTGGCGGACCGGATCGGGGCCCAGGACCCTCTGGCCGTGCGCATCACCAAGAGTGTTTTCCATACCCCGCGCGAGGTCCATCCGGTGATCGACACGATCGCCCAGGGGATTCTGTTCGAATCCGAGGCGAAGTTCGACCGCATGCAGGCCTTCCTGGACAAGAAGAAAGACAAGAAGAAATGA